In the Malaclemys terrapin pileata isolate rMalTer1 chromosome 12, rMalTer1.hap1, whole genome shotgun sequence genome, one interval contains:
- the ACTL10 gene encoding actin-like protein 10, whose translation MGKVAVVIDNGSCFTRAGFAGEDKPKSVLKTTSMPPTAPAVMRETPCHLTAIGCGTGSARASKTHPLRHGIITDWEAMENLWNHLFFCGLRTSPVERPLLMTDSPSCPTTNREKVAEVFFEAFGVPALHVANTGLLSLCSCGRVTGLAVEAGAGVSHVTSICGGQIWRKATYRLDVAGFSLSKHMHTLLMKSSNDPQLLCTLQKTTVTQLKKQCCYVSMDYEGDLQDKAHQFPMGFKTPDGHWITLDKERFCCPEPLFQPKLLDQNSPGIHLLAFQSLQKVPDECKGDIIGNTVLSGGSSMFPGFPERMCSELDALLYGKGYRIKILAAPKRSIAVWAGGSMAASLKCFRHMWMTKGEYQEYGAAYVHKKFN comes from the coding sequence ATGGGAAAGGTCGCGGTTGTTATCGACAATGGTAGTTGCTTCACTCGGGCCGGCTTTGCTGGAGAGGACAAGCCAAAGTCTGTGCTGAAGACCACGTCcatgcctcccaccgccccagcTGTGATGCGGGAGACCCCATGCCATCTCACTGCCATTGGCTGTGGGACAGGCAGTGCCAGGGCATCCAAAACCCACCCGCTCAGGCACGGCATCATCACTGACTGGGAAGCCATGGAAAATCTGTGGAACCACCTTTTCTTCTGCGGACTGAGAACGTCCCCTGTGGAGCGCCCGCTGCTCATGACagactctccctcctgccccacaacCAATCGGGAGAAGGTGGCCGAGGTGTTCTTCGAGGCCTTCGGTGTTCCAGCCTTGCATGTGGCTAACACGGggctcctctccctctgctcctgtgGCAGGGTCACTGGCCTGGCTgtggaggctggggctggggtgtcccATGTCACTTCCATCTGTGGTGGGCAGATCTGGAGGAAGGCCACCTATCGCCTGGATGTGGCTGGGTTTTCCCTTTCCAAGCACATGCATACCCTGCTGATGAAGAGCTCCAATGACCCACAGCTACTATGTACCTTGCAGAAGACGACGGTGACCCAGCTGAAGAAGCAGTGCTGCTACGTGTCCATGGACTATGAAGGAGACCTCCAAGACAAAGCTCACCAGTTCCCAATGGGTTTTAAGACCCCTGATGGGCACTGGATAACTTTGGATAAGGAGCGGTTCTGCTGCCCAGAGCCACTCTTCCAACCAAAACTGCTAGACCAAAACTCTCCAGGCATTCACCTTTTAGCTTTCCAAAGCCTCCAGAAGGTGCCGGATGAGTGCAAGGGGGACATTATTGGTAATACTGTGTTATCAGGGGGCTCATCAATGTTTCCTGGCTTCCCTGAGAGGATGTGCTCAGAGCTGGATGCTTTGTTATATGGCAAAGGCTACCGGATTAAAATTCTGGCTGCGCCAAAGAGGAGTATAGCAGTCTGGGCTGGAGGGTCCATGGCAGCCTCACTTAAGTGCTTCCGGCATATGTGGATGACAAAGGGCGAGTACCAGGAGTACGGGGCAGCATATGTGCACAAAAAGTTCAATTAG